The following proteins are encoded in a genomic region of Ooceraea biroi isolate clonal line C1 chromosome 14, Obir_v5.4, whole genome shotgun sequence:
- the LOC105286484 gene encoding solute carrier organic anion transporter family member 3A1 — protein sequence MSKDCGVCGIYPRWLRNRATPKNFIAVYGLLGTVQAMAFIYIVVTLTTLEKRFKIPSRTTGIILSGNEISQILSLILTYYGGSSHRPRWIAVGVGLSALSCFVLALPHFIYGPGKDALALTKEYLDQTLLNMTSVPKDLAICPRTGDPELCDTETMLSVSLLPRLLVFISQFILGIGTTLYYGLGQTYLDDNTKKKNTPMLLGFTFALRTVGPAIGFLLGYGCLSLYINPKLHPVITKKDPRWLGAWWLGWIILGGIMGTFAVLIAMFPRDLPTSPDAPKETNEIPLKLDLVLQRKPPIQMEPTKPIPLQTDTTYIPTIREFPKAMKRILTNWLLTCNNLSTVFYILGASTYITFLAKYLEVQYNTSAASGTVIAGPVSLIGMVLGFLLSGLVISKFKPRPRPLFAWNVFVGMCFVAGQVSFMFFGCPEAGIRGVDLETRQMNLTAACNADCNCAGVKYSPVCHEASKTTFFSACHAGCRTILDDKQFGNCSCLPLEELTIEDHFPGSSKSLILEQYLPDSHTVSPIFDKVKAGPCPSECHGPYLFFIVLTCVIQTLGCSGKIGNILVNYRSVEKRDKSFAQGVTLMIISLLALIPGPIIFGAIIDSTCLIWEETCGTRGNCWFHHRENFRFFVNITSAGFSTIGVLFDAAVCYLGKDLDLYGAAESDKRREFVKEDTAIDHADKKKEVNGTLNQRIEHSHL from the exons ATGAGTAAGGACTGCGGCGTATGCGGGATCTATCCCAGATGGTTACGGAATCGGGCCACTCCGAAGAACTTCATCGCGGTGTATGGTTTGCTAGGCACCGTCCAGGCAATGGCCTTCATCTACATCGTTGTCACCTTGACGACTCTGGAGAAGAGATTCAAGATACCCAGTCGTACAACTG GGATAATTCTCTCGGGTAACGAGATTTCTCAGATCTTGTCTTTGATCTTGACCTACTACGGAGGATCTAGTCATCGGCCAAGATGGATCGCGGTTGGAGTCGGCTTGAGCGCATTGTCCTGCTTTGTTTTGGCTCTACCTCACTTCATATATGGTCCTGGAAAGGATGCGTTGGCATTGACGAAGGAATACCTGGATCAGACCTTACTGAATATGACGTCTGTCCCAAAGGACCTCGCGATTTGTCCACGCACGGGTGATCCGGAACTATGTGATACCGAGACCATGTTGAGCGTCAGTCTCCTCCCACGACTACTCGTTTTCATATCTCAATTTATTCTTGGGATAGGGACTACCCTTTATTATGGCCTGGGACAGACGTATTTAGATGACAATACTAAGAAGAAAAATACTCCTATGCTCTTAG GTTTTACATTCGCTTTACGGACTGTGGGTCCGGCGATTGGATTTCTATTGGGCTACGGTTGCTTGAGTTTATACATAAACCCAAAGCTCCATCCTGTTATTACCAAGAAAGATCCGCGATGGTTAGGCGCATGGTGGCTCGGATGGATCATCCTCGGCGGTATAATGGGTACGTTCGCCGTTTTGATCGCTATGTTTCCACGGGATCTTCCCACCTCGCCAGATGCTCCCAAGGAG ACTAACGAGATACCCTTGAAGCTAGATTTAGTGCTGCAGCGAAAGCCGCCCATACAGATGGAACCCACTAAACCAATACCTTTACAGACTGACACAACATACATACCAACTATTCGCGAGTTTCCAAAAGCCATGAAACGAATATTGACCAATTGGCTGTTGACTTGCAATAATTTGAGTAccgtattttatatacttggTGCTTCGACTTACATCACGTTCTTAGCAAAGTATCTCGAAGTCCAGTACAATACGTCCGCTGCTAGCGGTACTGTGATAGCAG GCCCCGTATCACTAATTGGTATGGTATTAGGATTCTTACTATCGGGACTGGTAATTAGCAAGTTCAAGCCACGTCCTAGACCACTCTTTGCATGGAACGTGTTTGTTGGCATGTGTTTCGTCGCGGGACAAGTGTCATTCATGTTTTTTGGATGCCCGGAGGCTGGTATTCGCGGTGTAGACTTAGAAACTAGGCA AATGAATTTGACAGCCGCTTGTAACGCCGATTGCAATTGCGCGGGTGTGAAATATTCGCCGGTCTGCCACGAGGCATCGAAGACGACCTTCTTCTCCGCCTGCCACGCGGGATGCCGAACAATTCTGGATGACAAACAATTTGGAAACTGCAGTTGCCTGCCATTGGAGGAATTAACTATCGAAGATCACTTTCCCGGCTCCAGCAAGTCCCTCATCCTGGAGCAGTATCTGCCCGATTCGCACACGGTTTCTCCAATCTTTGACAAGGTCAAAGCTGGTCCGTGTCCCAGTGAATGCCACGGGCCATATCTGTTCTTCATAGTGCTCACTTGTGTAATCCAAACGTTGGGTTGCTCCGGCAAGATCGGCAACATTCTGGTAAACTACAGGAGCGTCGAAAAGAGGGACAAGAGCTTCGCCCAGGGTGTCACGCTGATGATCATTTCGTTATTAGCCCTAATCCCGGGACCGATCATCTTCGGAGCCATCATCGACTCTACTTGTTTGATATGGGAGGAGACCTGCGGGACTAGAGGAAACTGCTGGTTCCACCATAGAGAGAATTTCCGATTCTTCGTGAATATTACATCGGCCG GATTTTCCACGATAGGAGTATTGTTTGACGCTGCAGTTTGTTATCTCGGCAAAGATTTGGATCTGTATGGCGCCGCGGAGAGCGACAAAAGACGCGAGTTCGTGAAGGAAGACACTGCGATTGACCACGCGGACAAGAAGAAGGAAGTCAACGGGACTTTAAATCAGAGGATAGAGCACAGCCATTTATAA
- the LOC105286465 gene encoding RNA-binding protein 24 isoform X2: MLMPGAAGLGVGAVGAVGAVGAPAPDELVQGLGALAGTTPQQKDTTWTKLFVGGLPYHTTDKSLREHFNIYGDIEEAVVITDRQTGKSRGYGFVIMGDKLAAERACKEPNPIIDGRKANVNLAILGAKPRGNLQTTFPFAAGIRAGYPAVLPSQYGLPGYVYQSPYLAAAAPGGLVPLPATQLSHAAAVAAASQFYDYQNAAAAAATYPGTSYNFAEAYPYTTAAAAANAAAAGYVAPYTYATLPGAAGLPAAAAAAATAAGAAFPGLPYQTTPQEARLQ; encoded by the exons ATGCTGATGCCGGGTGCCGCGGGTCTCGGTGTGGGTGCAGTTGGCGCTGTGGGTGCTGTTGGGGCCCCAGCACCCGACGAATTGGTGCAAGGGCTCGGGGCCTTGGCTGGTACCACACCGCAACAGAAAGACACGACATGGACGAAGTTGTTCGTCGGTGGTCTACCCTACCATACTACTGATAAGAGTCTTAGGGAACACTTCAACATTTATGGGGACATCGAAGAGGCCGTCGTCATTACAGACAGACAAACTGGCAAAAGCAGGGGTTACGGTTTT GTAATTATGGGAGACAAACTAGCGGCAGAGAGAGCATGCAAAGAACCCAATCCCATCATCGACGGTCGCAAAGCAAACGTCAATTTGGCCATTCTCGGAGCTAAGCCCAGGGGTAATTTGCAAACGA CATTCCCGTTTGCTGCAGGCATCCGAGCTGGTTACCCAGCAGTGCTTCCTAGCCAATACGG GTTACCGGGCTACGTGTATCAGTCACCCTACCTGGCGGCCGCTGCGCCAGGTGGTCTGGTACCACTTCCGGCGACGCAGTTGAGCCACGcagccgccgtcgccgcggcATCGCAGTTCTACGACTACCAGAACGCGGCTGCAGCCGCCGCGACCTACCCTGGCACGTCGTACAACTTCGCCGAGGCGTACCCGTACACCACCGCGGCCGCGGCTG CTAACGCAGCAGCAGCGGGTTACGTGGCTCCGTACACCTACGCTACGTTACCAGGTGCCGCGGGACTGCCAGCGGCGGCTGCAGCAGCGGCAACAGCAGCCGGAGCAGCCTTCCCAGGCTTGCCGTACCAGACGACACCTCAGGAGGCCAGATTGCAATAA
- the LOC105286465 gene encoding RNA-binding protein 38 isoform X1, which yields MLMPGAAGLGVGAVGAVGAVGAPAPDELVQGLGALAGTTPQQKDTTWTKLFVGGLPYHTTDKSLREHFNIYGDIEEAVVITDRQTGKSRGYGFVIMGDKLAAERACKEPNPIIDGRKANVNLAILGAKPRGNLQTTFPFAAGIRAGYPAVLPSQYGLPGYVYQSPYLAAAAPGGLVPLPATQLSHAAAVAAASQFYDYQNAAAAAATYPGTSYNFAEAYPYTTAAAAGTCLNTVQSKGSNSYPLHQHQHHHQQQQQQNGPATLAQQQRLEKALLPQFLPSVLRDYANAAAAGYVAPYTYATLPGAAGLPAAAAAAATAAGAAFPGLPYQTTPQEARLQ from the exons ATGCTGATGCCGGGTGCCGCGGGTCTCGGTGTGGGTGCAGTTGGCGCTGTGGGTGCTGTTGGGGCCCCAGCACCCGACGAATTGGTGCAAGGGCTCGGGGCCTTGGCTGGTACCACACCGCAACAGAAAGACACGACATGGACGAAGTTGTTCGTCGGTGGTCTACCCTACCATACTACTGATAAGAGTCTTAGGGAACACTTCAACATTTATGGGGACATCGAAGAGGCCGTCGTCATTACAGACAGACAAACTGGCAAAAGCAGGGGTTACGGTTTT GTAATTATGGGAGACAAACTAGCGGCAGAGAGAGCATGCAAAGAACCCAATCCCATCATCGACGGTCGCAAAGCAAACGTCAATTTGGCCATTCTCGGAGCTAAGCCCAGGGGTAATTTGCAAACGA CATTCCCGTTTGCTGCAGGCATCCGAGCTGGTTACCCAGCAGTGCTTCCTAGCCAATACGG GTTACCGGGCTACGTGTATCAGTCACCCTACCTGGCGGCCGCTGCGCCAGGTGGTCTGGTACCACTTCCGGCGACGCAGTTGAGCCACGcagccgccgtcgccgcggcATCGCAGTTCTACGACTACCAGAACGCGGCTGCAGCCGCCGCGACCTACCCTGGCACGTCGTACAACTTCGCCGAGGCGTACCCGTACACCACCGCGGCCGCGGCTGGTACGTGTTTGAATACTGTCCAGAGCAAGGGTAGCAACAGCTACCCGTTACACCAACACCAACACCACCaccagcagcaacagcagcaaaaCGGTCCCGCGACGTTGGCGCAACAGCAACGGTTGGAGAAAGCTCTCCTACCGCAATTTCTGCCGTCCGTGCTGCGTGACTACG CTAACGCAGCAGCAGCGGGTTACGTGGCTCCGTACACCTACGCTACGTTACCAGGTGCCGCGGGACTGCCAGCGGCGGCTGCAGCAGCGGCAACAGCAGCCGGAGCAGCCTTCCCAGGCTTGCCGTACCAGACGACACCTCAGGAGGCCAGATTGCAATAA